The DNA sequence GATCTCTCGTTCTATGACGACCTGCACCGGCGACTTGGCGCGCCTGGCGATTTTGCGCAGGCGTATGTCATCGCCCACGAGGTCGGCCACCACGTGCAGAACGTGCTGGGCGTGATGGACCAGGTCGAATCGATGAAGCAGCAGGGCTACGACGCCAACGAGCTGAGCGTCCGGACCGAGCTCATGGCGGACTGCCTGGCAGGCGTGTGGGCCTACCACGGGAACCGGCAGCGCAGCTTCATCGAGCCGGGCGACGTGGAGGAGGCACTCGGCGCGGCTGCCGCGATCGGAGACGACCGGCTGCAGCGTCAGTCACAGGGGTACGTGGTGCCGGACTCCTTCACGCACGGCTCGTCCGAACAGCGAGTCCGCTGGTTCCGACAGGGGCTGGGGAGCGGCGACATCAATCGCTGTGACACGTTCGCGGCCGCGTCGCTGTAGTCTGGCCGCGGATGATGTCACTCCGCCTT is a window from the Longimicrobiales bacterium genome containing:
- a CDS encoding neutral zinc metallopeptidase, with amino-acid sequence MRWRGGRRSTNVQDRRGMRVGLAGGGIGAVVLTIVALLLGVDPNDIAMPESGPSASAPPPGAGTPADSLAEFVQVVLGSTEDVWGELFPGAFNSAYPEPTLVLFSGATQSGCGFAQSAVGPFYCPLDQTVYIDLSFYDDLHRRLGAPGDFAQAYVIAHEVGHHVQNVLGVMDQVESMKQQGYDANELSVRTELMADCLAGVWAYHGNRQRSFIEPGDVEEALGAAAAIGDDRLQRQSQGYVVPDSFTHGSSEQRVRWFRQGLGSGDINRCDTFAAASL